In Numenius arquata chromosome 3, bNumArq3.hap1.1, whole genome shotgun sequence, one genomic interval encodes:
- the PSCA gene encoding prostate stem cell antigen — MKALLVLLLGAVLCLDSGSSLRCYSCMTQLSNSNCKKEVACKDKEMCKTDVIRVAGLFNIINKGCDASCEPVYQDFSVGNRNISCCNTDLCNVNAAGSLRSSYGIAAGIAASLLWPFLNNRL; from the exons ATGAAGGCTCTCCTTGTCCTCCTGCTAGGAGCAGTCCTGTGCTTGGACTCAG GTTCCTCTTTGCGATGTTACAGCTGCATGACACAGCTCAGCAACTCCAACTGCAAGAAGGAAGTGGCCTGCAAGGATAAGGAAATGTGCAAGACAGATGTGATCA GGGTCGCAGGGCTCTTCAACATCATCAATAAGGGTTGTGATGCATCATGCGAACCAGTCTATCAGGACTTCAGCGTGGGCAACAGGAATATCTCCTGCTGCAACACCGACCTCTGCAATGTCAACGCAGCAGGCAGCCTGAGGTCCAGCTACGGGATAGCAGCAGGGATCGCAGCCAGCCTGCTCTGGCCCTTCCTGAACAACAGACTGTGA